In Candidatus Angelobacter sp., the sequence GCGCTCAGCACACGTTCATTGCCGAAGGAATGGGAGGACCGGGTTGACCTGAGCCTGCTCAAGGATGTCGCGTTTGCATTGACGCCGGGCAAGACGAGCCGTTTCGAAATGGCGCGCGACGGCAAACAGGGGATCATCGTCCACCTGGTGTCGCGGCTGCCAGTGGACGAAGCGAAAATGAAGGTGGAGATGCCGGCTTTCACCGCCAGTTTGCGGGAGCAGCGCCAGCGTGAAGCGTTGAACCAATGGCTGCGCAAGGAGTACGATCAGGCGCACCCCAACTTCGCGTCCTCCCGGAACAAGTCCGGTTCCGATTAGGGCGGCGTTGCGGCCGGATTTGTTTATGACAAAACCGGTGGGTGTTTTCATCAGGCTTTCCGCGCCGGAGACACGCGAGTTCTGGCGGATTCCCATTCTCTGGGAGGACGAACATCTGCTGGTACTCGACAAACCAAGTGGTTTGCTGACGTCGCCGGACCGCCGTGAGCCGCTACGGCCCAACCTGATGAAACTGCTGCACCGGGACATTGCCCGCGGCGCATCGTGGGCGCGCGAGCGGCACCTGACCTATCTCGCGAACGCGCACCGGCTCGACCTTGAAACCAGCGGCGTGCTCCTGCTCGCCAGGCACAAGTCAGCGCTGGCCGCGCTGGCCGCCCAGTTCGATGCGGGGAAACCGGCCATTACGCACGTCGCGCTGGTCCAGGGCGCGCCCGCGGGAAATGCGTTTGAAATCGACGCCAGACTGTCTCCGCATCCGGCACACCCCGGTTTGATGCGCGTGGACAGCCGGCAGGGGAAAAAAGCGAGAACACTCTTCGAAGTGTCAGAACGTTTTTCGCGTTACGCGCTGCTGACATGCCGTCCATTGAGCGGGCGGACTCATCAGGTCCGCGCGCATTTGCGCCACGCCGGCCTTCCGGTTGTGGGCGACAGACTCTACGGCGGCGCGCCGCTGCTGCTGTCCCGTTTGAAATCAGGCTATCGTTTGAAGCCGGGCCACGAAGAGCGCCCGCTGATTGATCGCGCGGCGGTGCACGCCGAACGACTCGACGTCACGCATCCGGTTTCTGGCTCGGGCGTGATGATTGCCGCGCCCTGGCCCAAGGACCTGATTGTAGGCGTGAAGTACCTGCGAC encodes:
- a CDS encoding RluA family pseudouridine synthase, with the translated sequence MTKPVGVFIRLSAPETREFWRIPILWEDEHLLVLDKPSGLLTSPDRREPLRPNLMKLLHRDIARGASWARERHLTYLANAHRLDLETSGVLLLARHKSALAALAAQFDAGKPAITHVALVQGAPAGNAFEIDARLSPHPAHPGLMRVDSRQGKKARTLFEVSERFSRYALLTCRPLSGRTHQVRAHLRHAGLPVVGDRLYGGAPLLLSRLKSGYRLKPGHEERPLIDRAAVHAERLDVTHPVSGSGVMIAAPWPKDLIVGVKYLRRYAADA